The Deltaproteobacteria bacterium genome includes a region encoding these proteins:
- a CDS encoding PAS domain-containing protein — protein sequence MHIRLAYALPFFTAAAFILAVGMYTLSRRKARGAGYLTLLCLAASFWAATEGMLYFGFDVETDLFITGVQYVGIALCPPLALLFGFAVFGYERQISSKIPAILFGIAGLIVLVVWTNGFHQLFFLQHYKIETGPFPMLGLEHGILWWLTIGYHYTLMAILSLLLIRQVVMSSGFHRSQAGIMLSAVVIVWVVNAIYVSGNSPVPNMDIGPLAFSLVAVAMAWGFFRYSLLDILPVAKSEIFDGIGDPIMVVDEKDRLIDINPAAASKLAIDAVTAIGKRLDDLFDGTPLFHLDAKRIEPGVICLEMEREKHFIDLRISDLEDKKGKHIGRLIVLHDITARIMGEEAQKEHARLQGVVEMAGAVCHELNQPLMAITGYADLLVMKTPCDDPLYEKIEKIQDQVNKLSDITRKLMNITRYETKDYLHSRIIDIDKSSNPADPP from the coding sequence ATGCATATTCGCCTTGCGTACGCGCTTCCTTTTTTTACAGCTGCGGCGTTCATACTGGCGGTTGGTATGTATACCCTGTCCAGAAGAAAGGCCCGCGGTGCCGGGTATCTGACCCTGCTCTGCCTGGCCGCCTCCTTCTGGGCCGCCACGGAAGGAATGCTCTATTTCGGCTTCGACGTCGAAACCGATCTTTTCATCACCGGGGTGCAGTATGTCGGCATCGCGCTGTGCCCGCCCCTGGCGCTTCTGTTCGGTTTTGCCGTCTTCGGGTATGAAAGGCAGATTTCCTCTAAAATACCGGCCATATTGTTTGGCATTGCGGGCCTGATCGTCCTGGTTGTCTGGACCAACGGCTTTCATCAGCTGTTTTTTCTACAGCACTACAAAATCGAAACCGGCCCGTTTCCCATGCTGGGCCTCGAGCACGGCATCCTGTGGTGGCTGACCATCGGCTACCATTACACCCTGATGGCCATCCTGAGCTTGTTACTGATCAGGCAGGTGGTCATGTCTTCCGGATTCCACCGGTCGCAGGCAGGCATTATGCTGTCGGCGGTGGTAATCGTGTGGGTGGTGAACGCCATATACGTATCAGGCAACAGTCCCGTTCCCAACATGGATATCGGGCCGTTGGCCTTTTCCCTCGTGGCGGTCGCCATGGCATGGGGGTTCTTCCGCTACAGCCTGCTGGACATTCTGCCGGTTGCCAAATCGGAAATCTTCGATGGAATAGGCGACCCTATCATGGTGGTCGACGAAAAAGACCGCCTGATCGACATCAACCCGGCGGCGGCATCCAAACTTGCCATCGATGCCGTAACGGCCATCGGAAAAAGACTCGATGATCTCTTCGATGGCACCCCCCTGTTTCACCTCGACGCGAAAAGGATCGAACCGGGCGTAATCTGCCTGGAAATGGAAAGGGAGAAGCACTTTATAGATCTACGCATCTCCGACCTCGAGGATAAAAAAGGGAAACACATCGGCAGGCTTATTGTCCTGCATGACATCACCGCGAGGATCATGGGGGAAGAAGCCCAAAAGGAGCACGCACGGTTGCAGGGCGTGGTTGAAATGGCCGGCGCCGTGTGTCACGAACTAAATCAGCCCCTGATGGCGATCACCGGATACGCCGACCTCCTGGTCATGAAAACACCCTGCGACGACCCGCTGTACGAAAAAATAGAAAAAATCCAGGATCAGGTGAATAAATTGAGCGACATCACCAGGAAGCTCATGAACATCACCAGGTATGAAACCAAGGATTACCTGCACAGCAGGATTATCGATATCGACAAATCCTCAAACCCTGCCGACCCGCCCTGA
- a CDS encoding epoxide hydrolase 1 codes for MFEPQPFNVQIPETVIDDLKKRLALTRWPDEISGTGWRYGANLAYLQELAEYWQNEYDWRTHEKILNGFRQFTVTIEDITLHYIHQEGVGPDPLPLLISHGWPGSVWEFTKIIGPLTDPARFGGDPGDAFTVVAPSLPGYGFSHTPGQRRLTIEEMADLFARLMGDVLGYSRFAAQGGDWGSFVTARLGYAHPEKLAGIHLNMLPLSPHPADRTTLSDAEADFLKEGERFRKEETGYQWIQGTKPQTLAYGLCDSPVGIAAWIAEKFHTWTDCGGNLESRITKDDLLTNVMIYWVSNTINSSFYPYYQLLHRPWRLGRGEKITVPAAFAAFPAEILRPPREWVERLFNVKRWTPMPAGGHFAALEEPERLVDDIRAFFRELR; via the coding sequence ATGTTTGAACCACAGCCTTTCAATGTGCAGATACCGGAAACGGTGATCGACGATCTGAAAAAGCGTCTGGCGCTCACCCGGTGGCCCGACGAAATATCCGGGACCGGGTGGCGTTACGGTGCGAACCTGGCCTATCTGCAGGAATTGGCGGAATACTGGCAAAACGAATACGACTGGAGGACTCACGAGAAAATTTTAAACGGCTTCAGACAGTTCACGGTCACGATCGAAGACATCACCCTGCATTACATTCACCAGGAAGGGGTGGGGCCGGATCCGCTGCCCTTGCTCATCAGCCACGGGTGGCCGGGTTCTGTATGGGAATTTACCAAGATTATCGGGCCGCTGACCGATCCGGCCCGCTTCGGCGGCGATCCCGGCGACGCTTTCACCGTGGTGGCGCCGTCATTACCGGGGTATGGATTTTCCCACACCCCCGGCCAGCGCCGTCTGACCATAGAAGAGATGGCGGACCTGTTTGCCCGGCTGATGGGCGATGTGCTCGGGTATTCCCGCTTTGCGGCCCAGGGAGGAGACTGGGGATCTTTTGTCACCGCGCGTTTGGGCTATGCCCATCCGGAAAAGCTGGCGGGCATCCACCTGAACATGCTGCCCCTCTCCCCGCACCCGGCGGACCGCACGACGCTCTCGGATGCCGAGGCCGATTTTCTCAAGGAAGGGGAACGGTTCCGGAAGGAGGAGACGGGTTACCAGTGGATTCAGGGGACAAAACCCCAAACCCTGGCTTACGGCCTGTGCGATTCCCCCGTCGGTATCGCCGCCTGGATTGCGGAAAAATTTCACACCTGGACGGATTGCGGCGGCAATCTCGAAAGCCGGATAACCAAAGACGACCTGCTCACCAATGTCATGATCTACTGGGTTTCGAACACGATCAACAGCTCATTTTACCCGTATTACCAGCTTCTGCACCGTCCCTGGCGGTTGGGCCGCGGAGAAAAAATAACCGTGCCTGCGGCGTTCGCCGCTTTTCCGGCGGAGATCCTGCGGCCCCCCCGCGAGTGGGTGGAAAGACTTTTCAACGTCAAGCGCTGGACCCCCATGCCCGCCGGGGGGCATTTTGCCGCCCTGGAGGAACCCGAACGGCTGGTGGATGACATCCGGGCCTTTTTCCGGGAGTTGAGGTAA
- a CDS encoding MFS transporter: protein MSAPSKNAGKAAPAAAGLFRGLPAGIWVLGLVSMCMDISSELIHSLLPVFMATVLGASMTTIGLIEGVAEATAAMTKVFSGAISDYLGKRKWLAGIGYGLAALTKPIFPLANTIGWVFAARFIDRIGKGIRGAPRDALVADIAPPERRGAAYGLRQSLDSLGALIGPLAAVAFMAWLSNNIRAVLWVAVIPAFAAVALLGFGVKEPGAPAHNDGIRKPMIFAEVKRLPMRYWFIIVLGTTFTLARFSEAFLVLRVQEIGLTLAYVPLVLIVMNIAYTLTSYPAGVAADHLNQMTLLMIGLGMLLVADLLLAFATTPLQALIGVAFWGVHMGLTQGIFAKLVADNAPSEFLGTAFGIFNLASGGALLLASVIAGGLWTAFGAPATFLAGAAFTALALLGFLGLPFSRL from the coding sequence ATGAGCGCGCCATCGAAAAATGCCGGGAAAGCCGCCCCTGCCGCGGCGGGCCTGTTCCGTGGTCTGCCCGCGGGCATTTGGGTGCTGGGCCTCGTCTCCATGTGCATGGACATCTCTTCGGAGCTCATTCACAGCCTGCTGCCGGTATTCATGGCGACCGTCCTGGGAGCCTCCATGACCACCATCGGTCTTATCGAGGGAGTTGCCGAGGCGACGGCTGCAATGACGAAAGTATTTTCGGGAGCAATCAGCGACTACCTTGGAAAGCGCAAGTGGCTCGCGGGGATCGGCTACGGCCTCGCAGCGCTCACAAAGCCGATTTTTCCGCTGGCCAACACCATTGGCTGGGTGTTTGCCGCCAGATTCATAGACCGTATCGGTAAAGGCATTCGCGGGGCGCCCCGGGATGCCCTGGTGGCCGACATTGCGCCTCCTGAACGCCGGGGGGCGGCCTACGGGCTCAGGCAGTCGCTGGATTCTCTCGGTGCACTGATCGGGCCACTTGCCGCAGTGGCATTCATGGCATGGTTGTCCAACAATATCAGAGCGGTGCTGTGGGTCGCGGTCATTCCTGCTTTTGCCGCCGTGGCGCTGCTTGGCTTTGGGGTCAAGGAGCCCGGAGCGCCCGCACACAATGACGGCATTCGAAAACCCATGATTTTCGCAGAGGTCAAGCGTCTGCCGATGCGCTACTGGTTTATCATCGTGCTCGGTACGACATTCACGCTGGCCCGCTTCAGTGAAGCATTCCTGGTACTTCGTGTACAAGAAATCGGGTTGACGCTTGCATACGTTCCTCTGGTGCTGATCGTGATGAATATTGCCTATACGCTGACTTCCTATCCGGCGGGCGTCGCCGCCGATCATCTCAATCAGATGACCCTTCTCATGATAGGACTCGGGATGCTGCTTGTGGCGGACCTCCTCCTGGCCTTTGCCACAACCCCGTTGCAGGCATTGATCGGCGTGGCATTCTGGGGCGTGCATATGGGGCTCACGCAGGGAATTTTCGCCAAACTCGTGGCCGACAACGCCCCTTCCGAGTTTCTTGGTACGGCCTTTGGAATTTTCAATCTTGCCAGTGGCGGCGCCTTATTGCTGGCGAGTGTCATCGCAGGGGGCCTTTGGACCGCATTCGGCGCACCGGCCACTTTTTTAGCGGGAGCGGCTTTCACCGCACTTGCACTACTCGGATTTCTTGGACTGCCGTTTTCTAGATTATAG
- a CDS encoding histidine kinase codes for MDQFDGISLKTRLYVLILAAFIPVTFLIVYVAEEQKAIEKEAILHRTKLMAQGVAEAENLQMMATRDLMAALAGAYLLADGRPKKMSVFLSNLRSQSDMYAVLGILDTNGRLVAGDGSAAMTHDYGNQDWFSTCLEQKRLTMGPYHGEHVDGAPVLYFAEPISNRRGKIAAVAFVAINLNRISRSLFEQLSELPPGSRLTLVDERQVLLRYAVETARWSEAQYVDPSLQQQIANQASGVLVAEDEKGMPRIYAFAHLESALQPRRIAVVLEIPRSVALAASSRTFVSNLILLIVSALMAILSIWWAANRFILRRVGAIVRANRRLIAGDFRARVGRIGANDEIGHLAGVFDEMAASLQMRIEREEQVTTSLKHSREQLRRLSAHQNDIREHERIRIAREIHDQLGQSLTILKMDLAWLKRRLPAGDGILKEKIEVMVRLIGESLDKLHEVTAELRPVILDDFGLAAAIEWQLEIVLQRSGIGCRLQNNGYEPDLSRDQATALFRIFQELLTNIIRHAEASDVVVRLEERNGELRMQVADNGRGITEDEINSPHAFGLLGIRERLYPLGGKAVFEGRPGQGTRATIYLPLNQPQRRGQKGDTT; via the coding sequence ATGGACCAATTTGATGGGATCAGCTTGAAGACGCGGTTGTATGTGTTGATTCTGGCCGCTTTCATTCCCGTGACGTTTCTCATCGTCTATGTTGCCGAGGAGCAAAAAGCGATCGAGAAAGAGGCCATTTTGCACAGAACCAAGCTGATGGCCCAAGGGGTGGCCGAAGCGGAAAACCTGCAGATGATGGCCACCCGCGATCTTATGGCTGCCTTGGCCGGGGCATATCTGCTGGCCGATGGTCGCCCGAAGAAAATGTCGGTGTTCCTTTCCAATCTGCGCAGCCAATCCGATATGTACGCGGTATTAGGCATTCTCGACACGAACGGGCGACTGGTTGCAGGTGACGGCTCTGCCGCCATGACGCATGATTACGGCAACCAGGACTGGTTTTCCACCTGCCTGGAACAGAAACGGTTGACCATGGGGCCTTATCACGGCGAGCATGTCGACGGCGCGCCGGTACTCTATTTCGCCGAACCCATTTCCAACCGCCGCGGGAAAATTGCGGCCGTGGCCTTTGTTGCCATAAACCTGAACCGGATAAGCCGCAGCCTTTTCGAGCAGCTGTCCGAACTGCCTCCGGGCTCCCGGCTGACCCTGGTGGATGAGCGGCAGGTGCTGCTGCGCTATGCCGTGGAAACCGCCCGCTGGTCTGAAGCACAATATGTGGATCCCTCGCTGCAGCAGCAGATCGCCAACCAGGCCTCGGGGGTACTGGTGGCCGAGGATGAAAAGGGCATGCCGAGAATTTACGCCTTTGCCCACCTGGAAAGTGCCTTGCAGCCACGCCGGATCGCCGTTGTCCTGGAAATTCCCCGGTCAGTGGCCCTGGCGGCATCCAGTCGCACCTTTGTTAGCAATTTGATCTTGCTGATCGTTTCGGCGCTCATGGCCATTCTATCTATCTGGTGGGCTGCCAACCGTTTCATTCTGAGACGGGTCGGCGCCATCGTTCGCGCCAACCGCCGCCTGATCGCGGGTGATTTTCGGGCGCGCGTCGGTCGAATCGGCGCCAACGACGAGATCGGTCATCTGGCAGGCGTCTTCGACGAAATGGCTGCATCGCTGCAGATGCGTATTGAAAGGGAGGAACAGGTGACAACCTCCCTGAAGCACTCCCGGGAGCAGCTTCGCCGGTTGTCCGCCCACCAGAACGATATCCGTGAACATGAGCGCATCCGTATTGCGCGTGAGATTCACGATCAGCTCGGCCAGTCCCTGACTATCTTGAAAATGGACCTGGCCTGGCTGAAGAGACGGTTGCCGGCCGGCGACGGCATCCTGAAGGAAAAAATAGAGGTCATGGTCCGGCTGATCGGCGAATCCTTGGATAAACTGCATGAGGTCACCGCCGAGTTGAGGCCGGTGATCCTGGATGATTTCGGACTGGCCGCCGCCATCGAATGGCAGTTGGAAATCGTTCTCCAACGCAGCGGTATCGGCTGCCGTTTGCAAAACAACGGCTACGAACCGGATCTGTCCAGGGATCAGGCAACGGCCCTCTTTCGAATATTCCAGGAACTTCTGACCAACATCATTCGTCATGCGGAAGCCAGTGATGTGGTCGTACGCCTGGAAGAGAGGAACGGAGAACTCAGGATGCAGGTGGCGGACAACGGCCGCGGAATCACCGAGGATGAAATCAACTCACCCCACGCATTCGGGTTGCTGGGTATTCGCGAACGCCTCTACCCGCTGGGTGGTAAGGCCGTTTTCGAGGGGCGCCCCGGGCAGGGAACCCGCGCCACCATCTATCTGCCCCTGAATCAACCCCAACGCCGAGGGCAAAAAGGAGACACAACATGA
- a CDS encoding response regulator transcription factor: protein MINVVITDDHPVVRAGLKQIIMEEPDIAVAGEASNGIELLNLIRHHDYDVILLDLTMPGMDGLDVLKQLKIERPQLPVVILTIHPESQYALRILKAGASGYLTKSSADEELIRAIRKVHRGGKYISPSLAEKIAFALDDNTNQSPHETLSDREYQVLCLIGSGKTVTQVADSLALSVKTVSTYRARILEKMHMENNAELIHYAVQNDLVE from the coding sequence ATGATCAACGTCGTTATCACCGACGATCATCCCGTCGTGCGGGCCGGCCTGAAGCAGATTATCATGGAAGAGCCAGATATCGCCGTTGCCGGGGAGGCATCCAACGGCATAGAGCTGCTCAACCTGATTCGCCATCATGACTATGACGTTATCCTGCTGGACCTGACGATGCCCGGTATGGACGGGCTGGATGTCCTGAAACAGCTGAAGATCGAAAGGCCTCAACTGCCGGTGGTCATCCTGACCATCCACCCGGAATCCCAATACGCTTTGAGAATATTGAAGGCCGGTGCATCCGGGTATCTCACCAAGTCGAGCGCCGACGAGGAGCTGATCAGGGCCATCCGCAAGGTGCACCGGGGCGGTAAATATATCAGCCCTTCCCTTGCGGAAAAGATTGCGTTTGCGCTGGATGACAACACGAATCAATCGCCCCATGAAACCCTGTCCGATCGCGAGTACCAGGTGCTGTGCCTGATCGGATCCGGAAAAACCGTCACCCAGGTTGCCGATTCACTGGCGTTGAGCGTAAAAACAGTCAGCACATATCGCGCCCGCATCCTCGAGAAAATGCACATGGAAAACAATGCCGAGCTGATTCACTACGCTGTTCAGAACGATCTGGTGGAGTAG